A DNA window from Salvelinus sp. IW2-2015 linkage group LG4q.1:29, ASM291031v2, whole genome shotgun sequence contains the following coding sequences:
- the endouc gene encoding uridylate-specific endoribonuclease C has translation MVNYQKPTFGGTMAPRSALLGCGLLVILLAVVFPPLDAASQAINQELSDLFNELWKLDVNRMKPGTDYTISVQGKAGYVSQGSNHARDHASSPLFSNVNENKLKTITTFSRFMKLLDNYERSTGVAEHVSREEVTENNLFLDAVLNTEVMKHAHRYLVSKGHSQSDLRTFKRQLYTIWFDLYYRSGSKDSCGFEHVFVGETKFGNEIAGFHNWVQFYLQEKSRNLDYKGYKARDHDIPDQDDHVLNLQFSWHGLVKPVGSAFVGASPEFEMALYTIIFLINTHRSTTVVVNIDECQLEVVVVRHGRSIGTAYPKLLSSNNRHL, from the exons ATGGTAAACTACCAAAAGCCTACATTTGGAGGTACTATGGCACCTCG GTCTGCTTTGCTAGGCTGTGGATTGCTTGTCATTTTGCTGGCAGTGGTGTTCCCCCCTCTGGATGCAGCAAG TCAGGCGATAAACCAAGAGTTGTCAGATCTCTTCAATGAGCTCTGGAAGCTGGATGTGAACCGCATGAAGCCTGGAACTGACTATACCATCTCTGTGCAG GGCAAAGCTGGCTATGTCTCTCAAGGCAGTAACCATGCCAGGGACCATGCCTCATCGCCTCTCTTCTCCAATGTCAATGAGAACAAACTGAAGACCATTACTACCTTCTCCC GCTTCATGAAGCTCCTGGACAACTATGAGAGGTCAACAGGCGTGGCAGAGCATGTCAGCCGAGAGGAGGTCACAGAGAACAATCTCTTCCTGGATGCCGTTCTGAACACGGAGGTCATGAAG CATGCCCACAGGTATCTGGTTAGCAAGGGCCACTCCCAATCAGACCTGAGGACGTTCAAGCGTCAGCTGTACACCATCTGGTTCGACCTCTACTACAGAAGTGGAAG TAAGGACTCGTGCGGATTTGAGCATGTGTTTGTTGGAGAGACTAAATTCGGAAATGAGATTGCTGGTTTCCATAACTGGGTCCAGTTCTACCTGCAGGAGAAGAGCAGGAATTTGGACTACAAGGGATACAAAGCCAGGGACCATGACATA cctgaccaAGACGACCACGTCCTGAACCTCCAGTTCAGCTGGCACGGTTTGGTGAAGCCGGTGGGCAGTGCCTTCGTGGGGGCCAGTCCGGAGTTTGAGATGGCCCTCTACACCATCATCTTCCTCATCAACACACATCGGAGCACCACAGTGGTGGTCAACATTGACGAATGTCagctggaggtggtggtggtcagGCACGGGCGCTCCATTGGGACGGCCTACCCCAAACTGCTTAGCAGCAACAACAGACACCTGTAG